A segment of the Mugil cephalus isolate CIBA_MC_2020 chromosome 13, CIBA_Mcephalus_1.1, whole genome shotgun sequence genome:
AACACACTatataaaagcacacacaaagacattcaCTCAGACTTGGGGTGGGCACCGGTACTGAGACAGGGAGGGGTCCTGTTAAATAAAACACGAGGTGTGAACActaagggagaaaaagaaagctaAATCGCACGTTTTGTAATGAAAGATGATCAATATTATtacatcagcattttttttttttagaaaccgCATAATGTTTCTAACtgcatctctgtttgtgtttcagtcccTTATGTTCCTGATTCGGGACTGGAGTTACCCTTATGAACACGACTATGGACTGAAAGGAGGAAACTCCTTCTTGGAGAAGAGACTGCAGGTGAGATTTAGTTTTCATGCATATTTGTTGCTGGAGAACTCAGACTGCTGGATATTTTCTACCCTGATATTTGAACACATGTTGGAGTCCGTGTTAGAGGGACGAAGACTAGCAAACCCGTTCACTGTGCTGCTTTTTGCTGACGCAGGTTAAACAGAACCAACACGAAGAGTTGCAGAACGTGAGGAAGCACATCCACTCCTGCTTCTCCAACATCggctgcttcctgctgccaCATCCCGGCCTCAAGGTGGCTACTAACCCGAACTTTGACGGCAGGCTGAAAGGTGAGAAACAAAGCGACACACATGAATTAGTAATGCAGAGAGCATGTTGAACTGAGACGTCGTGCGGCAGAAATACAATCAGTGAGTGTGTTTGATTGTTTCAGACATCGATGATGACTTTAAAAGGCAGCTGACCAAGCTGGTGCCTCTGCTCCTGGCTCCTGGACGACTGGTGGAGAAGGAGATCGGAGGCAACAAAGTCACCTGCAGAGATCTTCTGGAGTACTTCAAGGTATGTAAAGTTTCATACTGATTAGCCAGGGGAtgataaaactgaaactaaaaactTTAGAGCAAATAAACCTCATTGAAGCCTGATGTTACATGGACACACCCGCTTTGTGCCTCAAGTATTTTCCATGCTGTTAATTCCCGTGTGAGCTTCAACATTGGACAGGAAACACTTCACCATCTGCATTGTTTTTTATTCCTGTAGGCTTATATCAAGATCTACCAAGGGGAGGAACTGCCTCACCCAAAGTCCATGCTGCAGGTTAGTTAAAATTCAAAGGCATCTTTTAGAGTCTGACGTTGTAGGTTTTAATCATCATCTCATACATTATGTTATGTGTCTGATTGTCCGTCTGCTTTTCAGGCGACAGCAGAAGCTAACAACCTGACCGCTGTAGCAGGAGCCAAAGACATGTACAGCAAGAACATGGAGCAGGTGAGAACCTTGTTATCAGTTCAAGCTAACGCCAGAGAGAAGTAAGTTgtaatgtttctgttattaGCCTTTGGTGTTCATCATTTCTCATTTATCTGAGCAGATCTGCGGCGGGGACAAGCCCTACATTGCCCCGGCTGACCTGGAGCGCTGCCACGACGAGTTCCGCGAGCACTCTGTGCATTTCTTCCGCTCCGTGAAGAAAATGGGCGGCGATGAGTTCTGCCAGCGCTACCAGAACCAGCTGGAGTCAGAGCTGGACGAGGCCTACACCAACTTCTCCAAACACAACGACGGCAAAAACATCTTCTACGCAGCACGGACGCCCGCCACGCTCTTCGCAGTCATGTTCGTTACCTACGTGGTCTCTGGGGTGACGGGCTTCATCGGCCTTAGCACCTTAGCGGCACTCGCTAACCTGGTCATGGGAGTTGCGCTGATGACGCTCTGCGCCTGGGCGTACGTCAAGTATTCTGGAGAGTTTCGAGAGGTGGGAGCGGCGATAGACCTGGTGGCCGACACAATCTGGGAACAGGTGAGGAGCTggtgtaatgtgtgtttgttcaccCTGTGTGATGAGAGGTTGTAAAGGTTACTTAAAATATTTAGCTTGAATTGAAtaataaatgtagaaaatagTAACGATTATTATAGTTAAAGGCTGATAAACAGTCGacaataattatatttaatgatATGTGTTGGAAACTTAATTACATTTGCCCTGAATCTAAGGATCATTTATCATTATTGACATTTTGAGGtttaaatacagataaataGCCTGATTTCTCAGACACTAGAGAGACGATTTTAAACTCAGTTTGTTCATactgttttgtaaatgttttattttctgccagaaaaaaaaacagcttcacagTTATGAAGCTAGAACCAGCAACAATTTAGAAGTGCCGATTAATAAGTTAGTAATAGTTGGCTCTCAATTTTGTTAGTTTGAAAAAAGTGCATTGGACAGttatatgaattattttaatttatcatatgttttataattatttattctgCTGTGAAAGACTGTGTTATATAAACACTGGGTATTTGAAGCTTTTTAAGTGAGTCATGTTTAACTGCTGTTTTTCCTctaacatatataatatacatgtgTTCATCTATATTAtttttcctcagttttttttctcctaccaACTCAAATGTCATGTGTCTGCCACCATCGTCTCCCCATCCTTCACTTCCACACTGAAACCTGCTTCACGTTCTCTTCATTCCTTCTTCAGTCGTTGTTGTGACACACTCACGTTTCTCAGGAGGACAAATCTGATTTGTATCTGTTTCATAAATGTTTGGTGTCTCCTGTTacttctccctcttcctgccTCCCCTGCTTTAACAGAGGACGGTCAGAAAGGTGAGACgtgtctcttcctgtttctctgatCTTCTACCTGACTTCCTTTCTCCTCCATATTCATTTGTCTGGTGGATGTATTGGTgcgttttttatttctccttcacctcctaCCAGACCTCCCCGTCCACCTCTCCTGTCCTTTATTCTCCCACCCTGTCCTCTTGTGTTGGTCTTGTTCCTTGTTTAACTCTCTTGTTCCTCCCTGCTGTCCTCTCAGGTGTTTTCCAAACTCCTGGAGCCAGTCAGGAACCGCCTGGCGTGGCccgtctctctcctcccttccctcccttcagGAGCCGCTCTGGGACTCCACGTTCTGCATCCtctcaacaacaactacaagaaGACTAACTAGCTGCTGGCTGGCTGACTTAGACTCTTAAACTTACTCCTCATATCCAAACTTCTGCtggcttctttattt
Coding sequences within it:
- the LOC125019266 gene encoding atlastin-2-like isoform X2; translated protein: MAEVSGLRSRNHFEPNCKNRVVGEGLSGVEDVPNFRHKQTPPLARPEDLDEEPLLTKRASQSRKNASLTPSTDEEFLQEEVAVEEEKARPIQIVLANEDEHSFELDAAALEKILLQDHVKDLNVVVVSVAGAFRKGKSFLLDFMLRYMYNQKENNTWIGGDDEPLTGFTWRGGCERETTGIQIWSEVFVVDKPDGSKVAVLLVDTQGAFDSQSTIKDCATVFALSTMTSSVQVYNLSQNIQEDDLQHLQLFTEYGRLAMEEIYLKPFQSLMFLIRDWSYPYEHDYGLKGGNSFLEKRLQVKQNQHEELQNVRKHIHSCFSNIGCFLLPHPGLKVATNPNFDGRLKDIDDDFKRQLTKLVPLLLAPGRLVEKEIGGNKVTCRDLLEYFKAYIKIYQGEELPHPKSMLQATAEANNLTAVAGAKDMYSKNMEQICGGDKPYIAPADLERCHDEFREHSVHFFRSVKKMGGDEFCQRYQNQLESELDEAYTNFSKHNDGKNIFYAARTPATLFAVMFVTYVVSGVTGFIGLSTLAALANLVMGVALMTLCAWAYVKYSGEFREVGAAIDLVADTIWEQVLKPLSEQYMEDSVRQTVVNSLKASLTEQASQHTKLKTH
- the LOC125019266 gene encoding atlastin-2-like isoform X1, whose protein sequence is MAEVSGLRSRNHFEPNCKNRVVGEGLSGVEDVPNFRHKQTPPLARPEDLDEEPLLTKRASQSRKNASLTPSTDEEFLQEEVAVEEEKARPIQIVLANEDEHSFELDAAALEKILLQDHVKDLNVVVVSVAGAFRKGKSFLLDFMLRYMYNQKENNTWIGGDDEPLTGFTWRGGCERETTGIQIWSEVFVVDKPDGSKVAVLLVDTQGAFDSQSTIKDCATVFALSTMTSSVQVYNLSQNIQEDDLQHLQLFTEYGRLAMEEIYLKPFQSLMFLIRDWSYPYEHDYGLKGGNSFLEKRLQVKQNQHEELQNVRKHIHSCFSNIGCFLLPHPGLKVATNPNFDGRLKDIDDDFKRQLTKLVPLLLAPGRLVEKEIGGNKVTCRDLLEYFKAYIKIYQGEELPHPKSMLQATAEANNLTAVAGAKDMYSKNMEQICGGDKPYIAPADLERCHDEFREHSVHFFRSVKKMGGDEFCQRYQNQLESELDEAYTNFSKHNDGKNIFYAARTPATLFAVMFVTYVVSGVTGFIGLSTLAALANLVMGVALMTLCAWAYVKYSGEFREVGAAIDLVADTIWEQVFSKLLEPVRNRLAWPVSLLPSLPSGAALGLHVLHPLNNNYKKTN